A region from the Arachis ipaensis cultivar K30076 chromosome B01, Araip1.1, whole genome shotgun sequence genome encodes:
- the LOC107637009 gene encoding serine/threonine-protein kinase D6PKL2, with product MDSKTSTKAPPKHHHKTAVIQTLETKDTKPSHLQVPKGDKPELAASGDLSRLAQNTLKQNTGETSEDKKLGSSTKKGSDSLSKRFGSGPSGSEQAVNETRGSQENLIDQEKKSSVYGSVKNSSVSAKISDGASSIAKTSGSAKISDRADPVESGKSSICRGSTSSDVSDESSCSSFSSSINKPHKANDLRWEAIQAVRARDGVLGLGHFRLLKRLGCGDIGSVYLSELSGTKCYFAMKVMDKASLASRKKLLRAQTEREILQSLDHPFLPTLYTHFETEKFSCLVMEICPGGDLHTLRQKQPGKHFPEQAVKFYVAEVLLALEYLHMLGIVYRDLKPENVLVRDDGHIMLSDFDLSLRCAVSPTLVKTSSTDSEPLRKNPGYCVQPACIEPPSCIQPSCVAPTTCFSPRLFSSKSKKERKPKTEIGNQVSPLPELIAEPTDARSMSFVGTHEYLAPEIIKGEGHGSAVDWWTFGIFLYELLFGKTPFKGSGNRATLFNVVGQPLRFPEAPIVSFAARDLIRGLLVKEPQHRLAYKRGATEIKQHPFFEGVNWALIRCATPPEIPKTVEYEKIPSPASSASEKAVHHKSIPDHKGSDNYLEFDFF from the exons ATGGACTCCAAGACTAGCACTAAAGCTCCTCCAAAACACCATCACAAGACAGCTGTGATCCAAACCTTAGAAACAAAAGACACCAAGCCTTCTCATCTGCAGGTTCCGAAGGGAGACAAGCCTGAGCTGGCTGCTTCTGGAGATTTATCAAGGCTTGCACAAAACACATTGAAGCAGAATACTGGGGAAACTTCCGAAGACAAGAAGTTGGGAAGTTCAACTAAAAAGGGGTCTGATTCCCTGAGTAAAAGATTTGGTTCTGGACCCTCTGGTTCTGAACAGGCTGTTAATGAGACCAGAGGCTCTCAGGAAAACCTTATTGATCAAGAGAAAAAGTCATCGGTATATGGAAGTGTGAAGAACAGTTCTGTTTCGGCCAAAATAAGTGATGGGGCTAGTAGTATTGCAAAGACCAGTGGAAGTGCCAAGATCAGTGATCGAGCTGATCCTGTTGAGAGTGGTAAGAGCAGTATTTGCAGAGGGAGCACAAGTAGTGATGTGAGCGATGAGAGTAGCTGCAGCAGCTTTAGTAGCAGCATTAACAAGCCTCACAAGGCTAATGATTTGAGATGGGAAGCCATCCAAGCTGTTCGAGCTAGAGATGGGGTACTGGGTTTAGGTCACTTTAGGCTACTGAAGAGGTTGGGTTGTGGAGATATTGGCAGTGTATATCTCTCTGAACTGAGCGGAACTAAATGTTATTTTGCAATGAAGGTAATGGACAAGGCATCCCTGGCTAGTCGTAAAAAACTACTCCGTGCTCAGACAGAAAGAGAAATACTTCAGTCATTGGACCACCCCTTCCTTCCAACTTTGTATACCCATTTTGAGACAGAGAAGTTCTCGTGTTTGGTAATGGAAATCTGCCCTGGTGGGGACTTGCATACTCTTAGACAGAAGCAGCCAGGGAAGCATTTTCCTGAGCAGGCAGTAAA GTTTTATGTGGCAGAAGTCCTCCTGGCTTTGGAGTACCTTCACATGCTTGGGATTGTCTACCGTGATCTTAAGCCAGAAAATGTACTTGTTAGGGATGACGGACATATTATGCTCTCTGACTTTGACCTTTCCCTCCGTTGTGCTGTTAGTCCAACCCTTGTAAAAACCTCATCTACAGATTCTGAGCCTTTAAGAAAGAATCCTGGTTATTGTGTCCAACCTGCATGTATTGAGCCGCCATCCTGCATCCAGCCTTCTTGTGTTGCTCCTACTACATGTTTTTCACCCCGACTCTTTTCCAGCAAATCAAAGAAGGAAAGGAAACCCAAAACTGAAATTGGCAATCAAGTGAGTCCACTACCCGAGCTGATAGCAGAGCCCACTGATGCTAGGTCAATGTCATTTGTCGGAACCCACGAATACTTGGCACCTGAGATCATTAAGGGTGAAGGTCATGGAAGTGCAGTTGATTGGTGGACTTTTGGAATATTTTTATATGAGCTGTTGTTCGGGAAAACTCCGTTCAAGGGATCTGGAAATCGAGCTACATTGTTTAATGTTGTAGGCCAGCCTTTGCGGTTTCCAGAAGCACCCATTGTCAGTTTTGCAGCAAGGGATCTTATAAGGGGGTTGCTTGTCAAGGAACCTCAGCATAGATTGGCATATAAAAGAGGGGCTACTGAGATAAAGCAACATCCGTTTTTTGAAGGTGTGAATTGGGCATTGATCCGGTGTGCTACCCCGCCAGAGATCCCCAAGACAGTAGAGTA